The DNA window ACAGAACTTTGAAAACTTATAAAGCAGATGAAGAGCAATTAAAAACGCTTAAATCTAAAAACTTCAATGGTAAAATCCTTATCATCACAGAACCTTGGTGTGGAGATGCAAGCGCAACCGTTCCTGCGGTTTCTAAATTTTTTGAAGGACATAATGATGTGAGAATTTTCTATCGTGATTCTGATACTTCTTTAATTGACCAATTCCTAACGAACGGAACCCAATCTATTCCTAAAATTTTAATCTTGAATGAAGATTTTTCGCTGAAAAATGTTTGGGGACCAAGACCGCAATATGGAACAGAATTGTTGAAAAAATTCAAGGAAAATCCAGAAACATATCCTCGTGAAAAGTTTTATAATGATTTACAAGTGTATTACGCTAAAAATAAAGGTAAAGACGCAATTCAAGAAATTTTAGAACTACTGTAGTTAGAATAGTTTCCCTCTTTTAGAGG is part of the Cloacibacterium normanense genome and encodes:
- a CDS encoding thioredoxin family protein encodes the protein MKNYWQNAVTFDEYIKETERRIEVQNPEDDHNEYYELGLQRMNRTLKTYKADEEQLKTLKSKNFNGKILIITEPWCGDASATVPAVSKFFEGHNDVRIFYRDSDTSLIDQFLTNGTQSIPKILILNEDFSLKNVWGPRPQYGTELLKKFKENPETYPREKFYNDLQVYYAKNKGKDAIQEILELL